One Spinacia oleracea cultivar Varoflay chromosome 4, BTI_SOV_V1, whole genome shotgun sequence DNA segment encodes these proteins:
- the LOC130471859 gene encoding protein FAR1-RELATED SEQUENCE 8-like: MKEGDWNAMWKYFKEMSIDNENFFHKHRLGQDNRLQDVMWVDVRIRDAYEEFGDVAVFDSTCLTNEYDLPFSNFVGVNHHGQTLLLGCALLSHENSETFEWLFTTWLLCMSNKKPIGFLTDQDVAMRKALRDVMPDVRHRWCLWHILTKFSHKLGKYNDYDFFKVELHNVIYNSLTKDEFEVQWIGLIENIRFYHEREMWVPALMNGMFRAGMKSTQRSESLKVESRANDEQQADAADQRAVRRLETQFLVERAFRKVYKDAKFLEVQKKCNRVLYLTSLQTTMVSAEVVHHKQEDRLWVLCKETRKEFSTKYGQNYFVQINLETKIAECECKLFECDCILCRHIIKFYDMHDIQDVPEVYILRHWRKDVSRKHSRVKVVYHDPSKTEDVMRHDKSILAYEPISLKAATTPECIKIVLDSLPVLEKRLDQHLIGVEDVDYEKIYDVGTPGSITKSLSQTNKKRATTPKSITNARNKPHRTSSCRHRYCVEPKKKTPIRIKKGKNDVAGCSQEPPTQGVDDVECTHTSAGGIS, translated from the exons ATGAAGGAGGGAGATTGGAATGCAATGTGGAAGTACTTCAAAGAGATGTCTATTGATAACGAAAATTTCTTTCACAAGCATAGGTTGGGTCAGGATAATAGATTACAAGATGTGATGTGGGTAGATGTTAGGATTAGAGATGCTTACGAAGAGTTTGGAGACGTTGCAGTGTTTGACTCCACCTGCTTAACTAATGAGTATGACCTGCCATTTTCTAACTTTGTTGGGGTTAATCACCATGGTCAAACCCTTCTGCTTGGGTGTGCATTGTTATCCCATGAAAATTCAGAGACATTTGAATGGTTATTTACCACTTGGTTGTTATGTATGTCTAACAAAAAACCCATAGGTTTTCTTACTGACCAAGACGTTGCCATGAGGAAGGCCCTACGAGATGTAATGCCCGATGTCCGACATCGATGGTGCTTGTGGCACATACTTACCAAGTTCAGCCATAAACTTGGAAAATATAATGACTATGATTTTTTCAAGGTAGAGCTTCATAATGTGATTTATAATAGCCTTACTAAAGATGAGTTTGAAGTGCAAtggattggactcattgagaatataa GATTCTACCATGAAAGGGAAATGTGGGTGCCTGCATTAATGAACGGGATGTTTCGGGCTGGAATGAAGAGCACTCAAAGATCTGAAAGCTTAAAAG TGGAATCTAGAGCTAATGATGAACAACAGGCTGATGCAGCTGACCAAAGGGCAGTTCGTCGGTTGGAAACCCAATTTTTGGTTGAGAGAGCCTTTAGAAAAGTGTACAAAGATGCTAAATTCCTTGAGGTTCAAAAGAAGTGCAATCGTGTACTGTACCTTACTTCTCTTCAGACTACTATGGTATCTGCTGAAGTTGTGCATCATAAGCAGGAGGACAGATTGTGGGTGTTGTGTAAGGAAACACGCAAGGAATTTTCAACAAAATATGGGCAAAATTATTTTGTCCAGATAAATTTGGAGACAAAAATAGCAGAGTGTGAATGCAAGCTATTTGAATGTGACTGTATACTATGTAGGCACattataaaattttatgacaTGCATGACATTCAAGATGTCCCAGAAGTGTATATTCTGCGCCACTGGAGGAAAGATGTGTCAAGGAAGCACTCACGTGTGAAGGTGGTGTACCATGATCCAAGTAAGACTGAAGATGTTATGAGGCATGATAAATCAATTCTTGCCTATGAGCCAATCAGCTTGAAGGCAGCTACGACTCCTGAGTGCATTAAAATTGTGTTGGATTCATTGCCGGTGTTGGAGAAGCGTTTGGATCAACACTTGATTGGTGTGGAAGATGtggattatgagaaaatttatgATGTTGGCACTCCTGGTTCAATAACCAAGAGCTTGAGTCAAACCAACAAGAAGAGGGCAACTACTCCTAAATCTATTACCAATG CAAGGAATAAACCACATAGAACATCAAGTTGTAGGCACCGTTATTGTGTTGAGCCAAAAAAGAAAACACCTATTAGGATAAAGaaaggcaaaaatgacgttgcTGGTTGTTCACAGGAACCTCCCACTCAG GGCGTTGATGATGTTGAGTGTACACACACTTCCGCTGGAGGTATTTCATGA